The genomic stretch TGCGGTGCAGATttgcacacacgcacattttCTTCATGAATAAAATCTGTAGTGATCTATACACGAGAAATAATTATTGCAAAAGAAACAGGTGGAGCATTTCAGTGAGCAGGAGCCTGCCGATTTTCCTGAGACTTTTGTTACAGTATATTTTTGTTCTGTTAATTTAATACTAAACTACACTTGGTTAGATGtttttcccccttcttcctGCTTAGTGAAACATTTTCAGAGAAACTTGTATCTGTATCACAGGTAAGACAGTGAACTGAACTAGTGACGATAGTGGGGATAAagtgcatttacatttttaaaccaAGATCACAGTCACAATCTTCGAATCTAGCAACATATTTGTTGGTCTGAAATGAATGTAACGGCCAATAAACACAGTAAACGCCTGACTTTTTGTTTTGGTGACAAAGATGGTTGACAGAATAGTGGTTATGTTTAACCCGTCGGCGTGATGCAGCCTGGGCCGTCTTTCCTAGAAGCCGGAGGGCGTCAGGATGttcatgtctctgggtttgagcTTGTGTGGACGCCCTCCCTGCCTCCGACCCTCCACAGTGGGAATCTCCATCTTTGGCGGGGACACCTTCTGGATGGCGGGGTTGTCGGAAAGCCGGGTAGTCTGTGACTTCATTACCTCCATAGGTGATGGCTTCTGGGCACCACGGTACGCCTGCAAAGCAAAGCCTGCTGGGAACACCAGCATAAGGCACTCAATTTAAATGGCACAACCAGCATGGACTTTAGTTATCTCAGGTGTAAGActgctaactgcagctttatgaGACACACGATGACAACttcacacacagccaggaaACTTTGTCAGATTACAAAATAAAGCACTTGTCATCATTATTATACTTCTAACTTAAATATAATAAGTATAATTGGCTGGAAATGAAGCTCACGTATTCATGtctgataaaaaaaattcaaatattTGTCTGCATTGTAGTGATTATTAACCTATTTATGcattaaatataaacaaatacacaaactttcattttcacagcatGTTTACATGACGTCAATAAACCTTTCCAAGTaactttaaaaaagtattttggACTAAATTTGACCTATTACCTACCCAACGTCATCCTGGAAGAATGATTTTAAAGTCTCCACTTCAGAGGTAACCATGCTAGACACAGAAATGATCTGTTTTGCTCCAAGTTTTATATTGGAGGGACGTGGGACATCTCTGACTGACTGTTCGTAAACGCCAATGAGTGAAAAGACCTGGGAGCGTCAGCCCTGAATATGTTTACCGCCAGTCTGAAggtcattcattcatccattaaCCCAAATCCTGGACATTTCTATGTGATATCACGTAAATCACCTTTCACCAAGTTCTTGTTTACGCCTGACATGCTAAGGGGAGAGCAGTGTTCTCTGCTTGTTGTTAGGATGATGTTGTTACCTGCGGGCGTGGGGTCCGATCCCAAGTCCGAGGTCGACTTCTGGATGTGTGGCCGAGGCCCGAACACGCCCCACCGTTCAACCACACCTCCCCCCGCTGCCATGTCTCCTCCTACCATGtccacgctgctgctgctgctggacgaGCTGATGCTGACCTCTGAACTTGTACTGCTGAACcagctcctacacacacacagatcatgtTATGGATTTTTCTATACTATTTGTAGGATAGAAAAGATTCGGACTGCTCTGTGTTTGTACCTGCGCTGTGGTTTTGGAGAGCTGTGTGGGGTGTTGGAGGGGGTGGACTGAGCGGAGGAGTTTTGTCGCTCATCCCTGGCCTCCATGGTCTGGATCTGCAGTTTCTAAACACAACAAGAAACATTTGGGTTTTTACAGAAACTGCAAATAAAGTAGAACCATCAGAAAGTTACAAGTGTGACCAGTATTTTGCAGTTTCTGGCTGTGCCTGTTTTGGGGTTTTAAGATGACTGACTGTCCATGTATTAATGTTGTAATATGCAGGACTGACCTGGAGGGACTCAGGTATGCGATGATGGTGTCTTGTCTCCTCCGCGGTGAGGCCTTTGTGGGGAGTGTAGCTGGTGTCAGTCAGCCCGGCCCTCTGCTCAAACTTGTACACGCTATCTTGAGTTTGTTCTGAAAAAAAGAGACGAGTACAAGAATACATGTGTATAGTTTGATTATGACCTGAACAAGACTGAGATAAATAtgcaaaaataaagataaactaCTTCAACACACacttgaataaaataaaataagtaaaagtgaaaataaaaagaaaatcttcAGTACTGGTGATGAGGGAATTCATGATGATAGAAGAAGCCTTGGTTTTCACGACACTTGGTGACCTAGAGGGGGCGCTGTCTTGCACTGTAGTCTGACTGACTGTACCATTCTCATCCTCCTGAAAAGAACAAATACCAATAAGAGTAAAAATATGAGCAACCTAACGGTAAATGTGCGTGTGTTTTCCGGACGTCTCACCTCAGCCAGATGTGAGAACTTCCTCTCCGGTATAATGGGTCGTCTCCACAGTTTGTTGATGCTAATGTCGTGCGGCGGCGTGGACATGGGGGCCTCCAGGTTATCGTCATAGCTGAGGGCTCGTCGGGTCATCCCGATGGGAAGCTTCATCCCTCCCATC from Parambassis ranga chromosome 14, fParRan2.1, whole genome shotgun sequence encodes the following:
- the LOC114446697 gene encoding putative monooxygenase p33MONOX isoform X2 produces the protein MSGSGDLPAIEGSGMGGMKLPIGMTRRALSYDDNLEAPMSTPPHDISINKLWRRPIIPERKFSHLAEEDENGTVSQTTVQDSAPSRSPSVVKTKASSIIMNSLITKQTQDSVYKFEQRAGLTDTSYTPHKGLTAEETRHHHRIPESLQKLQIQTMEARDERQNSSAQSTPSNTPHSSPKPQRRSWFSSTSSEVSISSSSSSSSVDMVGGDMAAGGGVVERWGVFGPRPHIQKSTSDLGSDPTPAGFALQAYRGAQKPSPMEVMKSQTTRLSDNPAIQKVSPPKMEIPTVEGRRQGGRPHKLKPRDMNILTPSGF
- the LOC114446697 gene encoding putative monooxygenase p33MONOX isoform X1 translates to MSGSGDLPAIEGSGMGGMKLPIGMTRRALSYDDNLEAPMSTPPHDISINKLWRRPIIPERKFSHLAEEDENGTVSQTTVQDSAPSRSPSVVKTKASSIIMNSLITKQTQDSVYKFEQRAGLTDTSYTPHKGLTAEETRHHHRIPESLQKLQIQTMEARDERQNSSAQSTPSNTPHSSPKPQRRSWFSSTSSEVSISSSSSSSSVDMVGGDMAAGGGVVERWGVFGPRPHIQKSTSDLGSDPTPAAGFALQAYRGAQKPSPMEVMKSQTTRLSDNPAIQKVSPPKMEIPTVEGRRQGGRPHKLKPRDMNILTPSGF